The sequence below is a genomic window from Ovis canadensis isolate MfBH-ARS-UI-01 breed Bighorn chromosome 1, ARS-UI_OviCan_v2, whole genome shotgun sequence.
CAGGCGTATAATACTATCAGAGCATTTGGCACACTGaactgtatttattatttattcatctcCCCTCACTGGCCTTAGAGCTTCTTAAGGAAGGGCCTCTTAGCTGTCTCTATATACTCTACAACTAGTACAGTATTATTGCTAGCCAAAACATATATAGtatttactatgtaccaggcactactctatagcagactggttccaaattgtgagaggagtatttcaaggctgtatattgtcaccctgcttatttaacttatattcagagtaaatcatgcagaatgctgggcaggatgaagcacaagctggaatcaagattgctgggagaaatatcaataacctcagatatgcagatactaccacccttatggcagaaagtgaagaaaaagagcctcttgatgaaagtgaaagaggagagtgaaacagttggctaaaaattcagcattcataaaacacagatcatggcatctggtcccatcacttcatgggagatagatggggaaacagtggaaactggctgattttatttttctgggctccaaaatcactggagatagtgactgcagccgtgaaattaaaagacgcttgctccttggaagaaaagctgtgaccaaactaaacagcatattaaaaagcagacattactttgccaacaaaagtccatctagtcaaagctatagtttttccagtagtcatgtatgatgtgagagttggactataaagaaagctgagtgctgaagaattgatgcttttgaactgtggtgttggagaagactcttgagagtcccttgtactgcaaggagatccaaccagtcaattctaaagaaatcaatcctgaatattcatttgaaggactgatgcttaagctgaaactccaacactttggccacctgatgcaaagaactgactcactggaaaaaaaacccttatgctgggcaagattgaaggcaggaggagaaagggatgacagaggagatggttggatggcatcaccgactggatggacatgagtttgagcaagctctgggagttggtcatggacagggaagcctgacgtgctgcagtccatggggctgcaaagagtcggacacgactgagcaactgaactaatcATCTGTTTACTACTAATTTCTCAAGGGCAAAGACTATCTAAACCATCTTTCAAAAACATAAGCACTTATCTATTATTTGTTTAATGAGATAAATGAAAGACAAGTTTAAAGGGCTTTTGCCCTGAAGAACAGAATAAAGCACCCAGTTAGGGAAGTTGTCATGATCGTGACTCCATGTTAAGACCAAGACTCACTGAGCACTAGCAAAGTACTTCTAATAGAAGGCATAACAGGGATACATCTGTATCTAAAATGTTACATTAAGTAAACTATATGAAGAATATAAAACTACATTAAGAGAAAGAGATGCCAGCACACTGTCTttttataaaagattttattaaatgaaataatctagtggttttatctttcaattccACTAGAACCAAAGCTTCCCAAGGATAGAAACCAGAGGATCTATCTGTGACCCCAGGCCCCAGGTTAGAGACTAGTCAAATGTAGGCACAGTACTTAAAAAACTGTGGTATGAAGAAAAGGCCAGCACAGATGTAGAATTGTGCtatgttcagttctgttcataATTATTATAAACAATTCATCCATCCTGTCTGCTCTCCCACACTTCAGATGTGAGAAATCAACGGTGTGTGACAGCCCAAATAGAACTCAATCTATGCAAGCTCTGTCCACTTAAGCAAACTTTGCCTAGATCCTCAGACAGTTCTCCATTCTCTAGTATCAGATTTGCTGTAAACTCAAGGCCTGGCACAGAGGGGTCCAGGAGGGTATGAGTGAATCAGTCACAATAGCTCTAGTACATGTCAATATATTCTGCAGAACTTTATTCTTCCCAGACAAATGTTGTAGTGGTTAAACAAGAAACCATGGTTTTCCCACTCACTTGCTCCGGTTAGTGCAGGCTCTGGCTCAGATACTGCAGAAACATGTTGGCCAGTTGAGGCAGGTTCTCATTGTTGGGATGCATTTTGGTGTAGGAAATAAACTGACGACGGAGGCGACTCAGTTCTGCCATGGTCAAAGGCCTGGTAAACCGCAGGTGTTCTGTGGTGCCAGGAAGCTTAAGCAAGTCTCCGGGGACTGCACTCTTCTGTGCTTCCATCAGTCCTGCCAGCACCTGGCTGGTGACCTGGTCCAACTGGTGCAGAAAGCTGCCAGAAGCAAGTGGCTGGGACTGTGTAGACTGATGGGGTGGAGGAGCCCGGTTCTCAAACAGGGCAGCTCTGATCTCTGCCAGTGGCAACGGTTCCTCTAAGCCCACCAAGGTGAACAGGGGTCGGTCCCAGCGATTCCGAGAGTCGGGAGCTTCGAAGCGCAGCGCTAGGGCCTCCAAAAGTTCGGGAGGGTAAAAAGCACCAGACACATGCTCTGCAGATTTCTCGGATTCCGAAGCCACGAGAGCTGGAAAATCTGTCGCCCTGGTTTCCTTTGGCTCAGATTCCGTAGGTACTTCTGCCTGGGCTTGCCTATTTACTACAGAGGCCACTGCCTGTGGTTCCCCGAGGACATCGGTGCCCACCGCCAGaggtctccctccctcctcagctCGCGGTCTCCAACTCACACTGACGTTCCGGTTCGGATTATCCATGGCGCCTGCCACCCGCAGTCCCCCGTTCAGACTGCCTGGTCGTACGCAGTAGACAAGGCAGAGCGGAGTGCGCGCCGCCCGCGCCAGGCAGTACAGCTCGTAACGGAAGCCTTTGATGTAGTTCAGCGAGTCGAGGATGACCACGTCCTGGCGACTCAGGCGCCGCTCCACAGCCGCTCGCAGGGCCCCACGCAAGGCCTTCTCACGGGCTGAATCACCATACACTGTTGCGTCCTCCGCGCCGAGCACCGCCGCATCGTCCACCACCTGCACCGCGCGGCCCTCAGCTGCCAGGGCCGCGCGGAGTTCCTCCGCGCGCCGGCTCTTGCCGCTGTACGGCAGTCCGCAAAACACCACGAGCGGCATCCTTCCAGGAGGCGGCCATGTGCAAACGCGCCGCGTCAACTTCCGGGTTGCCGGCGGCTCTGACGCAAGCCGGAAATGAAAGCCGCACTTCCTGTATCTTTTAACTCTTACAGGCCCTCTTGTTGCTATGGAAACAGGAACGCTAAGCCAACTAGAACCAGGTCCTGCTCTCTGCAAAAGGAGTTGGAGCTTAGAATGGCATCAGTTATCTATATCAAATGTTGTAGGTCTTGGAGAATGTGATCTCCTGATGGCCAATGACTGTGTCCATCAATTTACAGTGGGGGTCTTAAGTAGCATTGAATATtgctcagctatcaatgcaaagaaatagaggaaaacaatagaatgggaaagactagagatctattcaagaaaattagagataccaaggggccatttcatgcaaagatgagcacaataaaagacagatatggtatggacctaaagaagtagaagatattaagaggtggcaagaatgcacagaactatactaaaaagatcttcaagacccagataaccatgatggggtaatcactaacctagagccagatatcctggaacgcgaagtcaagtgggccttaggaagcatcagtataaacaaagctagtgagggtgatggaattccagttgagttatttcaaattttaaaagatgatgctgtgaaagtgctgcactcaatatgccagcaaatttggaaaactcaacagtggccgtctcatgcgaagagttgactcactggaaaagactctgatgctgggagggattgggggcaggaggagaaggggacgacagaggatgagatggctggatggcatcactgactcgatggacttgaatctgagtgaactccgggagttggtgatggatagggaagcctggcgcgctgcaattcatggggtcgcaaagagtcagacacaactgagcgactgaagtgaactgaactgaaggatgccagataaaatataggaTGCCTAGGGCTTctttggcagtccagtagttaagactccgaacttccactgcagagggcacgggtttgatcctggtcagGGTGCAAgatgtggcatatatatatatatatatatatatatatatatacacacacatatatcgaatgtatatacatatatatacacacgcaaatatataatatatgtatacacacacacagaggatgcctaattaaatttgaatttcagataatacatattgcttttaaaataagtatgTCTCAAATATTACTTGGAGcatatttaaaattacttattGTTGGAAATTTGCTGTTATGACTCAGGTAACTCAACCTGGGGCCCTCtaacaacctagaggagtagaaaagggtgggaggtgggaggaaggtcaaGAGGGAGatgatatatgtacacctatggcgaattcatgttgatgtatggcagaaatcaaaccaatattgtaaagcaattatccttcaattaaaaataaattttaaaataaatgaataaaattacttttaatctgaaattcaaatttaactgggcatcctttaaaaaaatttttttattgaagtatagttgctttacaatgttgtgttagtttctactgtacagcaaagtgaatcacctgtatatatagatacatcccctcatttttggatttccttcccatttaggtcaccacagagcactgagtagggtttCCTAAATtagacagtaggttctcattagttatctattttataaatagtatcaatagtgtatttATGTCCATCTCAATCTTCCAGTTCATCCATCCCACCACCCCTCCTTGTCCTCATGGTGTTCATAAGATTAGAGTCATCCTCCATTTGTGTTTGCTAAATTTGGCAACCCCACTCCTGCAGAAGATATGAGTCTCAGAGCCATGAAGCTATAGGATCTGTTCTAGCAAAAGCAAGCATTATCATTTGGTAGGTGCCGAAGTATGAGTGTTTCTATGCAAGGAGGTGTGTGTATAAAGTAAGTGCAAACATACTGGATTTTTGTATCTCTCCAGTACAGTATAGACTATTCAACTCGAGACTATTAGGCAGTATGTTTTACTGGCTGAGTGTAGGATCTGAAGTGTCTGGGTACAGATCTTGGCTCTACCACTTAACTAGCTATATGATTATTTAACTgttctgtgccttagttttctcatctataaaatgaagataacaacAGTACCAACCTCAGAAGAGTTGTTGTTAGATGAGTTAATTTACATAACAAATGTCTGGTGCATAGTAAGCACTTAAAAACCTTAGCTAGTATTATTACTTTTGTTGTTATGCAACTACTCCACTGCTCTGCCTTGGCATAACCCTTCACCTGAATTTAATGCTAAATTGACGGCTGGAAGCTGTTCTAGATAAGCGAAAACCGCATCTTGTACCTGGCAGCTGCTTCCTTCTTCCCATCTTCTAGCGTCCTCCAATGAATGTGATCTCCAAAACCTGGAAGGAAAGAGCCTCATAAATATTCACACATGAACAAAGGGCAAAGACCCATGAAAGAAATGTAGCATATTCACAAGATACTCATAAAAAGGGCTTTCCTTTGTCAAGAGCATGGTGTTCAAGTCTCAACTCCACCGCTTTCTAGAACCATGGACAGTCCCATACCTCAAGTCTCAGTTTTCATacctgcaaaatggagataatgtcACCTAATTCAGTTTTTAAGGAGATTAAATTATTAATGGCTATGAAAACCTTTGTAAACTAAGAGTATGCAAATAATACTATAAGAATGaatgagaattttccacagttatctTAGAGCAAATCCTAACAAATCATTGCTAGTTGGAGTCAACACAGCAGTATAGTTTAAAGAGTCAGAAAGACAGTAAATGTGTGAATTTTGTAAATGAAGTAAGTTCTTGAAGtcccaatttcttcatctataaaatcaaGAATAATACCCATGCCTCCAAGTGGTGGTGTAAGGATTTTAAGACAATATATTTTGAGATAATATAAAGTTATTCTTGTTATTTTTCCCCACACTTCAGTTagagtgatcttttaaaatcacatttttgcTTGGTAAAATATCTTTCAGATGTGTTTCAAAGCCCAAAAAGGGAAGGTCAAACTCTTATAGCAGGGTTTCTGAAGCCTTTCAGAATATGACTCCTACCCACCTCTCCAGGCTCACTTTCCACACTTTTCTTAAAATCTTACACAAAAAACTAATTTTcaggagcagttctctcaggattacttgagatgctgtctgccaggcttgaagtcctaaaaattcccaccaaataaaacataactctaaaaaaaaaaaacaaaactaattttcatttccttaagcACAATATGCACCCTCTCTCCCCTTCAGCCTTCATAATCActgcttcctttgcctttcctccCACTGTCATCTTCAATTCATTCTTCAGGTATGAAACTAGCAGGCATTTCTTCTGGTAAATCTTCTCTGACTTCCCAAGTGCACTATTCTTATCCCATCACAGCACTTCCCAGGCTGAACTGTAAATGTTTATGTGTGTCTGTCTCCTTCACTCTAAAGGAAATTCCCTATGGGCTGAGACCATATCTGTCTTATTCCCTCCCGTTTCCCTAGCattacacagggcttccctggtaactcagacagtaaagaatctgcctgcaatgcaggagacctggattggatccctgtgtgggaaagattccctagagtaggaaagggcaacccattccagtattcttgccagtagaatctcatggacagaggagcctggcaaactacagtccatgaggtcacaaagagttggacataaccaagccactaacattttcatttttcatggctATAGTAACTGCTCcacaaaatatttactgagcaaatGAATATTAGTTAGGCCATCTCACATAAATAACTTAATTTTGCATCTTGAAAATAGTGACCGTAACAACATTAGCTGTTATTTACTGACCAATTTACACATGTCCTGCACATCACACATGTtatcttatttaaatttattcttaacaaTAACCCTTTCACTGAACCTCTctatatttccattaaaatagGCATAATAATAGCTGTATCTTGCCTTTCCAACCCTGGCCGGCAGGATGGCTCCTGCACAGGATGGTGAGAAGGGCTGGGCCACTATCAATGGAGGTGGTAACTAGAGAATACACTATGAGCATTCACAAGCATCCATGGAGTGGGTTTCAGGAAGCATGCCCCTCAGGCACTCAAAAGAAATCCAGAAATTTGCCATGAAGGAGATGGGAACTCCAAGTACTCATTGGCACTAGGCTCAGCAAAGCCGTCTGGGCCAAAAGAATAAGTAAATGTCCCATACTGTACCTATGTGCCTACCTGCACATTATTGTCCAGGAAATGTAATGAAGATGAAGGTTCACCAAACAAGCTCTGTATGCTGTTTACCTGTGTACCTGTCACCACTTTCAAAGATCTACATGCAGTTAATGTGGATGAGAACTAACTGCTAATGGTTCAATAAAGTTATAGaacctcaaaaacaaaacaaaaaaccaatagAAAACCTGTATCTCATAAGATTGTTATTGAacattaaattacatatatatattatatatatatcttaagaCAGTGCTTAGCAGATTGAAAATGATCAGTAAACAGCACCTTTTGTCATTCTTTACAGTTGAGGCTTTTGAGACTCAGAATACACAGCCTATACCAGGTCACATAGCTGATAAATGGCCAAGCGGGGGTTTTAAGTTCAATTTTATGACTTTTGGTTACTACACATACTGTCCTTGAGGCCTTTCTTTCCCAGAAATTTCCATCAGCTTAGCACAGGGAAATAAAGAGCTCATCCAGATTAGCAGTGAGAGGCAGTATCCAAACTAAccatcacttttcattccaaacaGCATGGGCTACTGCCCAAGGGAAAATGTGTCACTTGCCTACAGCCCAAAGTCTAATCCTGGAGAGAGAACAAACAAGTGACAGTGAAACTGGGAAGATGCCCAGGAGAACTGGAAGGTGCCTTACTATGACCATCATCATTCTACTTGTCAAAACCTAAACTCAGGCAACAGAACCCTGCTTTGGAGAGATGCCTGACTAGACAGTCTGGAGGGATATCCACCTACAAAACAATGAAATCCTACATAAAACAGACTTTCCAAAAGGCACCCACTGGGCTCAAAGTAATAGACACAAACACAAAGTAACCTTAAATCAGACAAGGAAAAATGAGCAACAAGCAAAAGGCAAGGCTAACCTGAAAGCAAATGTCCATCATCATGTGGTAAGATGAAAGAGATGAATCTGAGACTCCATTTTAACCCAGCTGTCAAAAGCAACTAGAGTGATTCCAGGGCAGTAATTAGTAGCCCCTGTTTTCCAGATGAATCAAATGCCAAACTTTCCTAGAGGAAAGCATTACTAATGTTAGGCCTCCAGGATAACCTATATAAATAACCATTATGAGCTTACAATCATAGATCACAAAACCTGTAAGGAAAGAAGTCACCACAAGTAAGAGCAGAACCAACAAATAGATAAGAGGACTTCAGATATTAGAATGATTAGGCATAGGATACAAAAATTACTATTATATAAGCACTGAAAGAAGTAACATATGGCATGACAAAAACATGCATATAACAAAACACAAAATAGGCAAAACTGTAAAGGCAccaaatagaattttttaaactaacgtgatttttgaaatacaaaatcaatgaatattcagtgataCACAGAAGTGAGTTATTAAGCcataaaaagacataaaagagCCTAAACTGCATACTGGTAAGTGAAAGATGCCAATCTAAAAAGGCTACATAACGTAGGATTCCAATTATATATGACTGGtgttctggaaaagacaaaactatggagacagtaaaagacCACGCTAATGCAGGGGAAACTGGGGTAGGGAAAGGTGTCGTGGTAAGGGTTCACATGGGAACTCTGcattttctgctcaatttttctatAGGTCTTAAACtgttcaaaaataaactctacTTATTAAAAAACAATTCAATGGATAGGTTAAAATAGCAAATTAGAGACAGGTGGAAATGTGAATCAGATGTTATCCAGAATATAGCACATTGataagaagacagaaaatgtaaaggaaatagACAGTAAATTAAGAAAAGATTGGTATATATAAAATTGGAGTCTCTGAATGTAAAGTTGAAGGAAAAAAACTAATCTGAAGAGATAATATACTGGGGTGGGAACTGGATGACTGAAAAAACAAGAGTGGAAGGAAGAATATACCTCTTAAAAGTATTAAACCATGCTAATGTATCATATCCACTTAAAAACACATTTGCAttttttagaatgaaaaaaagatgaatgaCAGCATTTTCAAGAACCAAGATAAAACAAGAATCTGCAGATAGTAAGAAGCACAATGTATAGCTGAcaaattacaaaaacaaatcACACACATATAAATTGTAGTGAAACTGCAGAACAACCAAATACTAAGATCTTAAAAGCATTTCAAAGAGAAATGACATATTTCCATTCAAAGACTGACAATTAGACTGACAGTAACAAATTGGAAATCAGATGGCAAAACATCACCTTCGACATGCTGAAAGAAAATATCTCTAAATTTAGAATTATGTACCTGGAAAAACTATCTTTCAAGAACAAGGCCAAAATAGACATTTTCAGATAAACTGAGGTATTTTTCTACCATCAGGTAGTCACCACTCATtatttcaataagtatttattaagcaGTATTATGTcgtggttaagagtctgcactATGGACCTAGACTCCCTGGCTTTGATTCCTGTAGTTCTGTagctaactagctgtgtgactttgggcaagttacttaaactcaATTTCTTTGGCTGTAAACGAGAGTAACAACAGCACCTACCTTGTTGGGTtgctttgaggattaaataaatcatTATGTTAAAGATCTTAAAACACACCAAAGACGTTGaattgccaaaacaatcttgagaaaaaggaacaaagctggaggcatcctgttctctgacttcagaccatactacaaagctacagtcatgaaAACAGCACAgtaatggcacaaaaacagatacacagatcaatggaacagaatagaaagcccagaaataaacccacattctTATGGTCAATtggtctatgacaaaggaggcaaaggatacaaaaaagaaatgacagtttcttcaataagtagtacgaggaaaactggacagttacatgtaaaagaatgaaattacaacaATTTCTCAtactacatacaaaaataaattcaaaggggattaaagacttaaataataGACCTGAAACcagaaaactcctagaagaaagcataggcagaacacctttgacacaaatcacagcaatattGTTTTGTATTTGCCTCCTAAGGTGAAAGgaacaaaagtaaaaagaaacaaatggtacctaattaaacttaaatgcttttgcatagcaaaggaaaccatagacaaaacaaaaagacatcctactgaaaggggaaaaaaatgtttgcaaatgctATGACCAATAAGAGGGTTaacaaccaaaaatataaatagctcataaagttcaatatcaaaaaaccaaacaacccaattaaaaagtggacACAGATATTTTTGCTAAGAAAACACAATAGAAATTATCAACTGGcatatgaaaaaatactcaaaatcAAGAGAATGCAAATCAGggccacaatgagctatcaccccATACCTTTCAAAATCGCTATcttgaaaaagacaagaaataataaatttttctggcctccaaaatcactgcagagggtggttgcagccatgaaattaaaagatgcttactcattggaagcaaagttatgactaacctagacagtatattaaaaagcagagacattactatgccaacaaaggtccgtctagtcaagg
It includes:
- the KTI12 gene encoding protein KTI12 homolog encodes the protein MPLVVFCGLPYSGKSRRAEELRAALAAEGRAVQVVDDAAVLGAEDATVYGDSAREKALRGALRAAVERRLSRQDVVILDSLNYIKGFRYELYCLARAARTPLCLVYCVRPGSLNGGLRVAGAMDNPNRNVSVSWRPRAEEGGRPLAVGTDVLGEPQAVASVVNRQAQAEVPTESEPKETRATDFPALVASESEKSAEHVSGAFYPPELLEALALRFEAPDSRNRWDRPLFTLVGLEEPLPLAEIRAALFENRAPPPHQSTQSQPLASGSFLHQLDQVTSQVLAGLMEAQKSAVPGDLLKLPGTTEHLRFTRPLTMAELSRLRRQFISYTKMHPNNENLPQLANMFLQYLSQSLH